A single Saccharolobus shibatae B12 DNA region contains:
- a CDS encoding type II toxin-antitoxin system VapC family toxin codes for MSLNVKFIDSNVFIYALLKPKRSVDEKIVKMKEKAKEILTRIDNGEEKVLTTVVHISEIANVIESLSNLTTSIKVIENVINNENILVKEVTVQDYTEAVKIANEENLSINDALAYVIMMKNGINEIYTFDEKHFRKLNVKIL; via the coding sequence ATGAGCTTAAACGTAAAGTTTATAGATTCTAACGTGTTTATATATGCATTACTGAAACCAAAACGTTCAGTTGATGAAAAGATTGTGAAAATGAAAGAGAAAGCAAAGGAAATATTGACGCGAATTGATAACGGGGAGGAAAAAGTTCTAACTACTGTAGTTCACATATCTGAAATTGCTAACGTAATTGAGAGCTTATCTAACCTCACGACCTCAATTAAGGTTATCGAAAACGTGATTAACAACGAGAATATTCTCGTTAAAGAAGTCACAGTCCAAGATTACACTGAAGCTGTTAAAATAGCCAATGAGGAAAACTTAAGCATCAACGATGCTCTGGCTTATGTTATAATGATGAAAAATGGTATCAACGAGATTTACACTTTTGATGAAAAACATTTTAGAAAATTGAATGTGAAGATCTTGTGA
- a CDS encoding AbrB/MazE/SpoVT family DNA-binding domain-containing protein — MEKVVIKRVDIQGRIVIPKEWRDKFNTDEFILVLKDDRIELYPRVSNLTKLIDSIDVEELPGDWHELKRKVYRF; from the coding sequence ATGGAGAAAGTGGTAATAAAGAGAGTTGACATCCAAGGAAGGATAGTTATACCAAAAGAATGGAGGGACAAGTTTAACACTGACGAGTTCATCCTAGTTTTAAAAGACGATAGGATTGAGCTTTACCCCCGTGTTTCAAATTTAACAAAACTTATTGACAGCATTGATGTTGAAGAATTGCCAGGTGATTGGCATGAGCTTAAACGTAAAGTTTATAGATTCTAA
- a CDS encoding winged helix-turn-helix transcriptional regulator, translating to MRVSKSNKPKEICPIVSAIAVIGSEPKLLTIRYLLEGPKRFNELQKLTLLSSKTLSKTLKELESYGIIERRIINSRPVIVVYELTDKGKELKRVFDELRKWGEKFTLSQIAITNSIRMNENF from the coding sequence ATGAGAGTTTCTAAATCCAATAAACCAAAGGAAATATGCCCAATAGTTTCCGCAATAGCTGTAATTGGAAGCGAACCGAAGCTGTTAACAATAAGGTATTTACTTGAAGGACCTAAACGATTTAATGAACTTCAAAAACTTACCTTGTTAAGCTCTAAAACCCTCTCAAAGACACTAAAAGAATTGGAAAGTTACGGAATAATTGAGAGGAGAATTATAAACTCTCGTCCGGTTATAGTAGTTTATGAATTAACAGATAAAGGCAAGGAACTGAAGAGAGTATTCGATGAACTTAGAAAATGGGGAGAGAAATTTACTCTATCACAAATTGCTATAACAAATAGCATTCGAATGAACGAGAATTTTTAG
- a CDS encoding CBS domain-containing protein: MYVADLIVRNPVTAKPEMSIRDAAKIMRKENLGSLIIVDETNKPIGIITERDILRAVADEILLDSPVSTIMTKGLITISPDKDVTEALIIMYQNNVRHLAVVGQNGELVGVISIRDAAKAVNLLALDLAIW, encoded by the coding sequence ATGTATGTTGCAGATTTGATAGTTAGAAATCCAGTTACAGCAAAGCCCGAAATGAGTATACGAGATGCTGCGAAAATTATGAGAAAGGAAAATCTAGGATCACTTATAATAGTAGACGAGACAAATAAGCCAATTGGGATAATTACTGAAAGGGATATTTTAAGAGCGGTCGCTGATGAGATATTATTAGATTCTCCAGTTTCTACAATCATGACGAAAGGTTTGATAACTATTTCTCCAGATAAGGATGTTACAGAGGCGTTGATAATCATGTATCAAAATAACGTTAGACATCTGGCAGTAGTTGGGCAAAATGGTGAATTGGTAGGAGTAATATCTATCAGGGATGCAGCCAAGGCAGTTAATCTATTGGCACTTGATCTGGCAATATGGTAA
- the tsaA gene encoding tRNA (N6-threonylcarbamoyladenosine(37)-N6)-methyltransferase TrmO translates to MDACFKYIGFIKRNNNSTSRNATVEIHINKEYEEGLKGLEEFSHIIVVYHLHLANFDGRLLRERKGVTVGVLATRSQFRPNPIGISIAELIEIKGNIIIAKGINAFNNTPVLDIKPYDKWDRAEEIRVPTWHDVV, encoded by the coding sequence ATGGACGCTTGCTTTAAGTATATAGGTTTTATAAAGAGAAATAACAATTCAACATCTAGAAATGCAACCGTTGAAATCCATATAAATAAGGAATATGAAGAGGGGTTAAAAGGATTAGAGGAGTTCTCCCATATCATAGTCGTTTATCATCTACATTTAGCTAACTTTGATGGAAGATTGTTGAGGGAAAGGAAAGGAGTTACGGTAGGAGTTTTAGCAACAAGATCACAATTCAGGCCAAATCCTATAGGCATATCTATAGCTGAATTGATCGAGATTAAAGGTAATATTATAATAGCTAAAGGTATAAATGCATTTAATAATACTCCAGTTCTGGATATAAAGCCATACGATAAATGGGATAGGGCAGAGGAAATTAGAGTTCCAACATGGCATGATGTTGTGTGA
- a CDS encoding ABC transporter ATP-binding protein — MLETINLTKVYRDGTIALDNLTFSANSRVVTLLGRNGAGKTTLTRILSTQLLPTSGIARVQGYDVVKDAKKVRKIIASIPQEAKSIGIASPMEHLVMYLTARGLSFKEATEISRSALKEVGLWEVKDKPSDELSGGMKRKIFVAMALASNAELVLLDEPTTGLDPYSRLEVWSVLKSIKSKILLTTHYMEEAEELSDEVILLHKGKLIAKGSIKELLAKFDNKVRVEGIGDYKIGRLRISYIDRNEASDYVGKYVIKPITLEDLFIIYGGETLEE, encoded by the coding sequence GTGCTTGAAACTATTAACCTTACTAAGGTTTACAGAGATGGGACTATCGCGTTGGATAACTTAACGTTTAGTGCGAATAGTAGAGTAGTTACGCTTTTAGGTAGGAACGGGGCTGGTAAGACAACGCTAACTCGAATTCTTTCAACTCAATTATTGCCCACTAGCGGAATTGCTAGGGTTCAAGGTTATGATGTAGTGAAGGACGCCAAGAAAGTTAGAAAAATAATAGCTTCAATACCTCAAGAGGCTAAGTCAATAGGCATAGCTAGTCCCATGGAACATTTGGTCATGTATTTAACAGCTAGGGGATTATCGTTTAAAGAGGCTACTGAAATTTCTAGGAGCGCTCTCAAAGAAGTCGGGCTATGGGAAGTTAAGGATAAACCAAGTGACGAACTCTCAGGTGGAATGAAAAGGAAGATTTTCGTCGCTATGGCTTTAGCATCAAATGCTGAGCTAGTATTATTGGATGAACCAACTACAGGGTTAGATCCATACTCTAGGTTAGAAGTCTGGTCCGTGTTAAAGAGTATAAAGAGCAAGATTTTGTTAACTACACATTATATGGAAGAAGCTGAAGAGCTCTCGGATGAGGTAATCCTTCTTCATAAGGGAAAGCTAATAGCTAAAGGAAGCATAAAGGAGCTTTTGGCTAAATTTGACAATAAGGTTAGAGTGGAGGGAATTGGTGATTATAAGATAGGAAGATTAAGGATTAGTTATATAGATAGGAATGAGGCATCTGATTATGTAGGGAAATATGTTATTAAGCCAATTACTTTGGAGGATCTGTTCATAATTTACGGTGGTGAGACTCTTGAGGAGTAG
- a CDS encoding ABC transporter permease, translating to MRLLRSSFLLAFTIFYGLSSIRRGFVYVLTYLSIPLAELFLIYIITRGDFVRFAIVGGLISVMANNGFSLIGDLVFLRLESRLQDLLVATSIGPSDYIMGLMFANLLYSSPGVILYIILALVYHVLNLTNFIPLLIDITLLLFATSSIGFFLASLVPHTRYGWGFAGLLSSILTIIPPVFYPYTFLPKSLYIPLLILPTTASAIFSQGITNLVNTSVEMLVISFLVLLLESILFFFLSVRFSRWRER from the coding sequence GTGAGACTCTTGAGGAGTAGTTTTCTCTTAGCTTTTACAATATTTTATGGCTTATCCTCAATAAGGAGAGGATTTGTATACGTATTAACTTATCTCAGCATACCTCTAGCTGAACTGTTTTTAATATACATTATCACGAGGGGAGATTTCGTAAGGTTCGCCATTGTTGGAGGATTAATTAGCGTTATGGCCAACAATGGGTTCTCACTAATTGGTGATTTAGTGTTCTTAAGACTTGAAAGTAGACTTCAAGATTTGTTGGTTGCAACTAGTATAGGCCCTAGTGACTATATCATGGGATTAATGTTTGCAAATTTACTATACTCCTCTCCGGGAGTTATATTATACATTATACTTGCATTAGTGTACCACGTTTTGAATTTAACTAACTTTATACCATTATTAATTGATATTACTCTTCTCTTGTTTGCAACATCCTCCATAGGGTTCTTCTTGGCTAGCCTAGTACCTCATACGAGATATGGCTGGGGTTTTGCTGGTCTTTTATCTAGCATTTTAACCATAATACCACCGGTTTTTTATCCCTATACATTCCTCCCTAAGTCTCTTTACATTCCTTTGCTCATATTACCAACTACAGCTTCAGCAATATTCTCACAAGGGATTACAAATTTGGTAAATACAAGCGTGGAAATGTTAGTTATATCATTTCTAGTTCTGTTACTCGAATCTATATTGTTCTTTTTCCTCTCTGTTAGATTTAGCAGATGGAGAGAAAGATGA
- a CDS encoding NUDIX hydrolase, with product MNISKLLQLPLTDDNESNAAVVVLIAKGQYILLIKRVTNPKDPWSGQMALPGGHREDNETTLKAAIRECEEEVGIRPNIRSSLGVFSPNNAKIKVRAYIALLDELIEPRPNPAEVDKVFWVHESEFARGDNAFYYKQYRIWGMTYRILSKLFEIVELKI from the coding sequence ATGAACATTAGTAAACTTCTTCAGCTTCCACTAACTGATGATAATGAGAGCAATGCTGCAGTTGTAGTATTAATAGCTAAAGGCCAGTATATCTTGTTGATAAAGAGAGTTACTAATCCAAAGGATCCGTGGTCGGGTCAAATGGCTTTGCCAGGAGGTCATAGAGAAGATAATGAAACTACTCTTAAAGCAGCTATCAGAGAGTGTGAGGAGGAAGTTGGAATCAGGCCAAATATAAGGTCCAGTCTAGGAGTATTCTCACCTAATAATGCTAAAATAAAAGTTAGGGCATATATTGCATTACTTGATGAGCTAATAGAACCAAGGCCGAATCCAGCGGAGGTGGATAAGGTATTTTGGGTTCACGAAAGTGAATTCGCAAGGGGCGATAACGCATTTTATTATAAGCAATATAGAATTTGGGGGATGACATATAGGATACTTTCCAAATTGTTTGAAATAGTTGAACTTAAAATTTAA